A DNA window from Mya arenaria isolate MELC-2E11 chromosome 17, ASM2691426v1 contains the following coding sequences:
- the LOC128223232 gene encoding putative uncharacterized protein DDB_G0281733 produces the protein MRIYGEIRDTVIRIILKYRETNNSENTEKQRIQRNRYTERGRKQRRKRSRKYRNTVIRTINRYIENRDTENTHTLKYGKYRETKMRRIHKIQRCTWILSNREYRDTENTEIRRMQRYEEYIDTKKIQRNIDTENAKIRRMQRCKQYRDTNNTETQRYGENRELRDSEEHRDSEQQRIQRNGEYRGAEKTEIQTYGEHRDSERHRIQKNRENKGTEKTEVRRKQRYGERRDSERQRMQRKSETKKTEVQIIQRIQRFRASEYAKQIYRGNRVMENTDKQIYRDKEKS, from the exons ATGCGGATATACGGAGAAATTAGAGATACGGTGATACGGATAATACTGAAATATAGAGAAACGAATAATAGTGAAAATACAGAGAAACAGAGAATACAGAGGAATAGATATACTGAAAGAGGGAGAAAACAGAGAAGAAAAAGATCcagaaaatacagaaatacGGTGATACGGACAATAAACAGATACATAGAAAACAGAGATACGGAGAATACACATACACTTAAATACGGAAAATACAGAGAAACAAAGATGCGGagaatacataaaatacaaagaTGCACATGGATTCTGAGTAACAGAGAATACAGAGATACGGAGAATACAGAGATTCGGAGAATGCAAAGATACGAAGAATACATAGATACGAAAAAAATACAGAGAAACATAGATACAGAGAATGCAAAGATACGGAGAATGCAAAGATGCAAACAATACAGAGATACAAACAATACAGAGACACAGAGATACGGAGAAAACAGAGAACTTCGAGATTCTGA AGAACACAGAGATTCTGAGCAACAGAGAATACAGAGGAACGGAGAATACAGAGGTGCTGAGAAAACAGAGATACAGACATACGGAGAACACAGAGATTCTGAGCGACATAGAATACAGAAGAACCGAGAAAACAAAGGAACCGAGAAAACAGAGGTACGGAGAAAACAGAGATACGGAGAACGCCGAGATTCTGAGCGACAGAGAATGCAGAGGAAAAGTGAAACCAAGAAAACAGAGGTACAAATAATACAGAGAATACAGAGATTCCGCGCTTCAGAATATGCTAAACAGATTTACAGAGGAAACAGAGTTATGGAGAATACAGATAAACAGATATACAGAGATAAGGAAAAATCATAG